Proteins encoded by one window of Babylonia areolata isolate BAREFJ2019XMU chromosome 8, ASM4173473v1, whole genome shotgun sequence:
- the LOC143285212 gene encoding ras-related protein Rab-7L1-like, with protein sequence MSSMEAWQASCQSEDSARLVRRAPREVTLKVVVLGDLMVGKTSLVQRYVNNAFNPCYKETIGVDFTMKLIQWEPDLNIKLQFWDISGTERMGTMTRAYYRNAHGCLVLFDLTDQASFYRVPGWKEDLDAKCRLPDGSFLPCLLLANKSDLVNKWTVTPNDVATICRTHSFSEWRVVSVKDNIGVDEALSYLLQQMVAQSGKRRNGTLATSQESASIVLSTPTTSSRSRSSRSRCC encoded by the exons ATGAGCAGCATGGAGGCATGGCAGGCGAGCTGTCAGTCGGAGGACAGCGCACGGCTCGTGCGGCGTGCCCCCCGCGAGGTGACCCTCAAGGTGGTGGTGCTAGGGGACCTCATGGTGGGCAAGACGTCACTGGTGCAGCGCTACGTCAACAACGCCTTCAATCCCTGCTACAAGGAAACCATTGGGG TGGACTTCACCATGAAACTCATCCAGTGGGAACCAGACTTGAACATCAAACTGCAGTTTTGGGATATTTCTG gcactgAACGGATGGGGACGATGACGAGGGCCTATTACCGGAACGCCCATGGCTGCCTGGTGCTGTTTGACCTGACTGACCAGGCCTCGTTCTATCGGGTGCCGGGCTGGAAGGAGGACCTGGACGCCAAGTGTCGGCTGCCTGACGGTTCCTTTCTGCCCTGTCTGCTGCTGGCCAACAAG AGCGACCTGGTGAACAAGTGGACAGTGACCCCCAATGATGTGGCCACCATCTGCCGGACACACAGCTTCAGCGAGTGGCGAGTCGTGTCCGTCAAGGATAACATCGGGGTGGACGAGGCTCTCAG ctaccTGTTGCAGCAGATGGTGGCCCAGTCAGGCAAGCGGCGCAACGGAACACTGGCCACCAGCCAGGAGTCCGCCTCCATCGTCCTgtcaacccccaccacctcctcccgctCCCGCTCCTCCCGGTCCCGCTGTTGCTAG